GGTCGCCCACCGGGAGGTCGAAATGGCAGCCTGCGGGATTGACTATCTCGCCTTCTCTGCCCACAAGGCCTACGCGCCTTTCGGCACGGGGGCGCTGGTGGTGAGAAAGGGGCTGCTGCAATTCTCCGCGGCTGAACTGGAGCGGATCCGTTCGTCCGGGGAGGAAAACGTCGGCGGGATTGCCGCGCTGGGCAAGGCGCTGGTGCTGCTGCAGCGGATCGGCCTGGATACGATCCAGCAGGAGGAACAGGCCCTCACCGAGCATGCGCTGCGCGGCCTGATGCAAATCCCCGGCCTGACGGTTTTCGGCATCACCCCGGATTCGCCCCGTTTCAGCCGCAAAGGTGGTGTGATCGTCTTCAGCCTGGGTAACAGGATGGCCAGCCGGGTGGCCCGGGAACTGGCCGAACAGGGCGGGATCGGCGTCCGCTCCGGCTGCCACTGCGCCCATCTGTTGATCAAGCACTTGCTTGATATTCCCCCACTGCTGCAGCAGTTCCAGGGGGTGATGCTGACTTTGTTCCCCCAGATGGCGCTGCCGGGGCTGACCCGCGTCAGCCTGGGCATCGAGAACACTGTCGAAGAGATCGATACATTGATTGACGTATTGGATAAGATCGCCCGACAACCCGCGGCGGAAGATAACCCCTTTGCATCGAAAACGACGGATATCCAGCGGAGGATGGACGATTTCGCCAGGGCCGCGGCCCAAAGAGTCTATGCGCAACTCTAGTGGGTCGATTGACACACCATCGGCCATTCCGACCGGTGATTGAAATCACCGTCTGGTATGCCAAGTGCGTTGAAACGCACTGTGCGAAGGGCGGCAACCCGTTTCAACGGGTTTGAACTGTGACAGACTACGGTTTCAACCGTAGGCGGCCTGGTTTGCGACGCTGTTTGAGTTTGGGGGGGCGTGTTGTATAATTGATCCATGTCCACGCCCATCTTAACCACCAAACTTTATTTCCCCCCACCTCGCCCTAAAGTGGTCCCCCGCCCCCGCCTGATCGAGCGGCTGAACGAGGGCCTGCACGGCAAGCTGACCCTCATCTCTGCCCCGGCCGGCTTTGGCAAAACCACGCTGGTCAGCGAATGGGTCGCCGCCCTCACTCCTTCCCCTCTCCCGCTGGGAGAGGGGAAAGGGGTGAGGGTCGCCTGGTTGTCGCTGGACGCCGGGGATAGCGACCCCACGCGCTTCCTGGCTTACTTCGTGGCGGCTTTGCAGACTCTCTTTGCCGGGATCGGCGCCGGGGCGATGGCCGCGCTCGATTCTCCGCAGCCGCCGCCCATCGAGCCGCTCCTGACGACCCTGCTCAATGAAATCACCGCCATCCCGGACCATTTCATCCTCGTCCTTGACGACTATCACCTGATCGAAGCAAAACCAGTGGATCAGGCGCTCGCCACCCTGCTCGAGCGCCAGCCGCCGCAGATGCACCTGGTCATCACCACCCGCGAGGATCCGAATCTGCCCCTGGCCCGCTTGCGCGTACGCAGCCAATTAACCGAACTGCGCGCCGCGGATTTGCGCTTTACTCCATCCGAAGCTGCCGAATTTCTCAAACAGGTGATGGATCTTAACCTCTCTGCTGAAGAGGTTGCTATATTGGAAGCCCGAACTGAAGGCTGGATTGCCGGTTTGCAGTTAGCTGCACTTTCGATGCAGGGTCACCAAGATGTTTCCGGATTCATCCAGGCATTCGCCGGAGATCACCGATATATCGTGGATTACCTGGTCGAAGAGGTCTTGCAACAGCAGTCCGAAAGTGTTCAGAACTTCCTGTTGTGCACATCCATCCTCAATCGCATGTGCGGTCCGCTTTGTGATGCTGTTTTGCTCAATACCTCTGCCTCAGGGCAAAAAACCCTCGAGTATATTGAACACACTAACCTCTTCATCATCCCCTTGGACAACGAACGACGTTGGTACCGTTATCATCACCTCTTTGGAAGCTTACTGCGCCAGCGGCTGGGACAAAGCAAGACACCCGAAGAGATAGCGCAAACCCATATGCGCGCCAGCGAATGGTTTGAAAAGAATGGCGATAGGGCTGAAGCGTTTCACCATGCCATCACGGCCAGAGATTTCAGCCGGGCAGCAGCGTTGGCTGAAACAACCTGGCAGGGTATGAATCAAAGTTCTCAATCTGCTGCCTGGCTGGGTTGGGTGAAGCAACTACCCGAGGAGTTGATCCGCTCTCGTCCTGTGCTATGTACACAGATTGCCTGGGGGTTTATGGAGGCTAGTGAAGTGGATGCCAGCGAATCCCGCCTGCGGGATGCAGAACGGTGTCTGGAAGGTCCATCGGATGAGATGGTTATCGTGGATGAAGAGCAATATCGTACACTGCCTGCCAGGATCGCATTTGCCCGCGCTTACAATGCTCAGTCTCAGTGTGATTACGTTTCCACGG
This portion of the Candidatus Amarolinea dominans genome encodes:
- a CDS encoding AAA family ATPase; translation: MSTPILTTKLYFPPPRPKVVPRPRLIERLNEGLHGKLTLISAPAGFGKTTLVSEWVAALTPSPLPLGEGKGVRVAWLSLDAGDSDPTRFLAYFVAALQTLFAGIGAGAMAALDSPQPPPIEPLLTTLLNEITAIPDHFILVLDDYHLIEAKPVDQALATLLERQPPQMHLVITTREDPNLPLARLRVRSQLTELRAADLRFTPSEAAEFLKQVMDLNLSAEEVAILEARTEGWIAGLQLAALSMQGHQDVSGFIQAFAGDHRYIVDYLVEEVLQQQSESVQNFLLCTSILNRMCGPLCDAVLLNTSASGQKTLEYIEHTNLFIIPLDNERRWYRYHHLFGSLLRQRLGQSKTPEEIAQTHMRASEWFEKNGDRAEAFHHAITARDFSRAAALAETTWQGMNQSSQSAAWLGWVKQLPEELIRSRPVLCTQIAWGFMEASEVDASESRLRDAERCLEGPSDEMVIVDEEQYRTLPARIAFARAYNAQSQCDYVSTVKYAELVFKLTPEKNHFLHAQAAAILGSTYWTNGDLDAACKSMSDWIDSSQEVGNFIFAIAGASGKADILTAQGHLREVLTTYQQSLQLASEHEKEAQRITAHHHLGLAMLYHEMGDDEAAAQYFQKSLVLGEQSTLMDWPYRRCLAQARLKEHDGDLDAAFRLLDEAKRLYVRSLIPYTRPIEALKARIYLKQERLSKAREWAREQGLSVDDELSYLREFEHITLARVLLAEHQNNRDEQVILKVLSLLERLLKAAEDGKRLGSVLEILVTQVLVYQAKGDTSLAFASLERALTLAQPEGYVRIFLDEGADMVQLLREAATRGIMPNYTGKLLGAFEAQRQRSTSVFPILASPASQSLIEPLSQRELEVLRLFKTELSGPEIANQLVIALSTIRTHTESIYRKLDVNNRRAAVKRAAELGLI